From Sporolactobacillus pectinivorans:
CCATTACGGAAAAGTCGCCCTGCAAAACTTGAAAAGTTGTTTTGCCGTTTTTCTTGGAAAGCCGATAAGTGATGCCGTCTTCCTCTGTCATAGGTGGCCTGTCCTGACTCCGGATGTCAAATACAGTAAACCTTAAAAATTTATGCTGTTCAAGCGCTGTTACGTTTTCCTCAAAGAGGGGTGAACCGTTTTCGTCGATCCACAGAACCGGACTGCCTAGTCCCCAGTCAGATTTAATGTAAAACTGCGAGTTTCCACCCAAAAATTCTCCTGCCCACTGTTCAGAATACTTTTGCTGAGTCAGTACACCCCAAACTACCGCTGCAGGGGCATTGATTTCTATTGATCGATCAACAAACAGTTTTCCCATAATAGCCTCCTTTCGAACATATCGCCCAGCTTCAGTTTACTCCGTCGATTCGCTTCATATCCAAAGGAATAAAGCAGCCTTATTTTCGTGAAAATCTATTTGTTCTTGCGCGGGTCGATATTTTCCAATAACTGTTGATCTATTTTCCAGGCGGATGATAAAATTTGAATGGTGCTTTTTCAGCGAGGGTTCACACCGGTATCTATAATAGAGAAACCTGATCTACCGCAATTAATTTCAGCTCGGGCACCATAAGGAATTAAGCACTTCGGTTCATTATGGCCAAAACTTGCATTGTACAATATAGGCATTTCTTCTCTGTCAAATTCCTTTGCAATGCGCCGAATCACTGGCTTGTATTCTTCGTAAAATTTATTTTTTAGCGGTTTTCCAAAAATAAGCCCATTAATTCTATTGAATATGCCCATCATTCCATAGCTTCTTAAGCTATCTTCCACCATCCATAGAGGAGGGCATTCTTCTGAAGTTTCAAGAAATAGGATGGTATCATTGAAGCAGGATATATCTGGGAAAAGGGAAGTTCCTTTTATCATGTCTAATACTTCAAGGCAGCCACCAATTAATTTTCCAGTGACTGATTTCTTTCCCTGTAAAAGTTCGTACCCTGTATTTCTTAGAAATTTTCTTGAAATATCCTTATTTTCAATGACCCACTCCAGTCTTTCACCTGTCCATTCGTTTGATGTAGGTATTTCACCAATTGTTTCATCATG
This genomic window contains:
- a CDS encoding S66 family peptidase, whose product is MLDLIKPAKLKRGDKVATVSLSWGGAGDEALLWRYEQGKKRLNEVFGLEVVEMPHTLMGTDFVYRHPEKRAQDLMQAFADPSIKGTVTHLMCLKAGLSSFYGLSVLNDLAENISMPEYSVEWVNKILFHDETIGEIPTSNEWTGERLEWVIENKDISRKFLRNTGYELLQGKKSVTGKLIGGCLEVLDMIKGTSLFPDISCFNDTILFLETSEECPPLWMVEDSLRSYGMMGIFNRINGLIFGKPLKNKFYEEYKPVIRRIAKEFDREEMPILYNASFGHNEPKCLIPYGARAEINCGRSGFSIIDTGVNPR
- a CDS encoding SRPBCC family protein produces the protein MGKLFVDRSIEINAPAAVVWGVLTQQKYSEQWAGEFLGGNSQFYIKSDWGLGSPVLWIDENGSPLFEENVTALEQHKFLRFTVFDIRSQDRPPMTEEDGITYRLSKKNGKTTFQVLQGDFSVMDDGEKYCSMTKEIWDKVLPQIKKLAELSNKKNNLS